The Pecten maximus chromosome 14, xPecMax1.1, whole genome shotgun sequence genome includes a region encoding these proteins:
- the LOC117342182 gene encoding uncharacterized protein LOC117342182, which produces MASWEGDFYAMQFAIVEDKEKYAVIKIEKKELGDLRSLDFNVSFDDSTRELRVRTRKDGELHGFNYEVKGLINKCNLSGGLKKEKSKASLRIEKEEKFSF; this is translated from the exons ATGGCATCCTGGGAAGGCGACTTCTATGCAATGCAAT TTGCTATTGTGGAAGACAAAGAAAAATATGCCGTGATCAAGATAGAGAAAAAAGAACTAGGGGACTTGAGGAGTTTGGACTTCAATGTCTCTTTTGATGATTCAACAAG AGAGCTGCGGGTTCGGACAAGGAAGGATGGTGAATTGCACGGTTTTAATTACGAAGTCAAAGGATTAATCAACAAATGTAATCTGTCTGGAGGACTCAAG AAAGAGAAGAGCAAAGCATCCCTGAGAATTGAGAAAGAAGAAAAATTTAGTTTCTGA